A stretch of the Lolium perenne isolate Kyuss_39 chromosome 3, Kyuss_2.0, whole genome shotgun sequence genome encodes the following:
- the LOC127338160 gene encoding uncharacterized protein, giving the protein MAKAERAVANYPGVASTPPPPATWSVTACLTYRGGLEIRAAAENILPGWGQGGERLSFLVRLPRRLRLAVTSQCGRASEPEKKPRTLKLLHFLRNRLPRAPRLPSVLRRKKPPRSADKPGSHTPASPSLLDRALMRPATTRALCVVGALAVAAASVAALRIMAGFMMPSASCGSWRCFLAKKFVRFLGPPLFEWLSKISFRFLDPPALCEWLGHPKLSLKWLFNK; this is encoded by the exons ATGGCGAAAGCAGAGCGAGCGGTCGCGAACTACCCCGGAGTGGcgtcgacgccgccgccgccggcgacgtGGTCGGTGACCGCCTGCCTGACTTACCGCGGCGGGTtggagatccgcgccgccgctgaGAACATCCTCCCGGGGTGGGGCCAGGGCGGCGAGCGCCTCTCCTTCCTCGTCCGCCTCCCCCGCCGCCTGCGCCTCGCCGTCACCTCCCAATGCGGCCGCGCTTCAGAGCCCGAGAAGAAGCCGCGCACCCTCAAGCTCCTCCACTTCCTGCGGAACAGGCTGCCCCGAGCGCCGCGGCTCCCCTCCGTTCTCCGCCGCAAGAAACCGCCGCGCTCCGCCGACAAGCCGGGCTCGCACACTCCGGCGAGCCCCTCTCTATTG GATCGAGCGCTGATgcggccggcgacgacgagggctctCTGCGTCGTCGGCGCACTCGCCGTCGCCGCGGCTTCCGTCGCGGCGCTTCGCATCATG GCCGGATTCATGATGCCAAGCGCGAGCTGTGGGTCATGGAGATGTTTCCTGGCGAAGAAATTTGTCAGGTTCTTGGGGCCTCCTCTCTTTGAGTGGCTCTCCAAGATTAGTTTCAGGTTCTTGGATCCCCCTGCTCTCTGCGAGTGGCTGGGGCACCCCAAGCTCAGCCTGAAGTGGCTCTTCAACAAGTAG